The genomic region ACAGCAGGAACTGGCTGAAATCGGGACAGAAATCGGCTCTGATGTGGCTTTCTGTGTATATGGAGGTACAGCCCTTGCAAAAGGAAGAGGGGAACAAATCGAACCTCTGCCTGCACCCCCGAAATGCTGGGTCATTTTAGCCAAGCCTGCGATTGGTATTTCGACAGGTACCATTTATGGAAATTTAACAGAAAGTCATATGAATCAGGTACAAACAGACAGTATGATTGAGGCAATTACAGAACACAACTATCAAATGGTTTGCCAGGAATTAGCCAATGTATTGGAAATTGTTACAATGGAACATTATCCTGAAGTGAGACGGATGAAGTATCAAATGTTAAAGTCAGGTGCTGACAATGTACTGATGAGCGGAAGCGGCCCTACCATTTTTGGTCTTACACGGAAAGAATCCCGGGCAGAACGGGTGTATAACAGTTTAAGGGGCTTTTGTGAAGAAGTTTATATCGTCCGTATGTTAGGATAAATGCTTGAACAAACCCGTATAAAGATGTAATATTCAGATATAATAGTTCGGATTATGAGGT from Virgibacillus sp. MSP4-1 harbors:
- the ispE gene encoding 4-(cytidine 5'-diphospho)-2-C-methyl-D-erythritol kinase; translation: MIVEKAPAKINLTLDVLHKRDDGYHEVEMIMTTVDLYDQVQMMEIEADTIQVQSEKRFVPDDHRNLAYQAAEKIKQKFNITKGVNISIYKQIPVAAGLAGGSSDAAAVLRGLNQLWNLNLTQQELAEIGTEIGSDVAFCVYGGTALAKGRGEQIEPLPAPPKCWVILAKPAIGISTGTIYGNLTESHMNQVQTDSMIEAITEHNYQMVCQELANVLEIVTMEHYPEVRRMKYQMLKSGADNVLMSGSGPTIFGLTRKESRAERVYNSLRGFCEEVYIVRMLG